AGCACTTTTCATGAACGGCTCCGAGCTAATCCGCCAGGCCAGCGAAATCGCTGGAAACGTTCCCCATTTGTAACCCGGCGCAAACCGCGAGGCCCCATCCCGACGAACCGTCGCATCGATGTAGTATCGGCTGGCGTAGTTATAGCTCACCCGGCCCAGATACCCCTGCAAGGCATTGACATCGCGAAACGAACTGACATTGGTGTAAGGCTGAATGTTGGTCAGACTACGAAACTCCGGCTGCGCGTACTGAATCTGCGAGGCACCACCCTGCAAAAACTCATACGTATATTTCTGATCCATGGCGTTCAGCAACACATCGACATTGTGATCGCCAAACGACTTGGTGTAATTGATACTGAACTCCTTAACAATGTTGGCGTTGCGCGAATGCCGTTCGCCGTAGGTTCCTTTGGAAGTGCCATCGCCCACGGCATACGGATTACCCGGATTTTGCAGGAAGAGGTAATTGTTAACCGCTGTCCAGTCGTTCCGGCGGTTATAGTACCAGTCGACACTTAGCGTCCCTTTGAATTTCAATCCCAAAATCGTTTCAACCTGCACGAAGGCGGTCCCTATATTCCGTAGCAGCGTATAGGTCCGGTCGGAGGTGGCGACCATGCCGTAGAGGTTATTGTTGGTTTCTGGCCCCCAAAGCAAGGTAGTAGCATCGACAACGTAGGGTGGGATAGAAGGCAGATACTGTGGGCGTGACGCAACAGGCGTTCCTAATTCGGGGTTTGGCTTAAAGGTCAAATTTACGGACGGAGCAAAACCTAACGGACCATTGGGATCATAAATTTGTTGCCAGGGCGACGTATCAGCCGCGTATTGCAAGGCACTCGGGGTGTTGTCAACCGCTTCCGAATAAGCCAATCGATACGTCAAGCCCGTCGACAGGTATTTCGACACTTTTGTATCGACGTTTGTTGCCAGCGAATACCGTTTCAAACTATTCTGAATCAGAGGGCCTTGTGTATTTGTATAACCTGCTGATACATAGTAGCGCGTGGCGTCATTTCCGCCCGATACCCGAAGGCTGTAGTCGGTATTGGGTGCGTTCCGGTTCAGCAACGGGGTTTGCCAGTCGGTAGTCGGTTTATTGCCCAGATAAGCTGCGTTGGTAGGATCGAATTGAACGGGTAAATTCTTCGCTTCGTTGGGGTTATTGGCATAGGCTTCGCGATAAAGCGCCACAAATTGCGACACATCCAGCATGTTCAGTTTCTTCGTTACGTTCTGGATGCTATGGGAAACCGATACGTCGACTTTTGGGGTGCCACGCGCCCCTTTCTTGGTCGTTATCAGTACGACACCATTAGCCGCCCGTACTCCATAAATTGCCGCTGCCGACGCATCTTTCAGGACCGACATCGACTCAATGTCGTTGGGGTTAATCATCGACAGTACGTTAACATTCCCCCGAATGTCGCGCGTCACCGAGCCGCTGGCGTTGTCGGTTCCTGAACCGTATTCCGTCAATGGAATCCCATCCACAACGTAGAGTGGCTCCGCATTCCCGAACGTACTGACCCCCCGGATACGGACCTGCGGGCGTGCCAGTGGGCTACCGCCCGGTGTCGATACGTACACACCCGCCATTCGCCCCTGCATGGCCAGTTCGGGTGCCTGCGCAATGCTTTTGCTGATTTCTTTGGAGGACACCGTTGAGATGGCACCCGTCAGGTCTTTCTTTTCCCGTGACCCATACCCAATCACCACCACTTCGCTCAGCGAGCCTTCTTCGGCCCGTAACGATATGGAGTAGTCATTGGCATTGGTAATCGGGACTTCCTGCCGAATGTATCCGACGAAGGAGACGACGAACTGCTGTGCCGAATTGGGTACTGACAGACTGAAATTACCGTTGGCATCGCTGGTGGTACCCTGTACTGAGCCCGCGATGACAATGTTGGCACCTGGCAGAGGGGTGTTGTTGCCCGCATCGAGAACTTTCCCTTTAATGGTTCGGGTTTGTGCATGGGCGCTACTAAAAACAAGTAGCATGATCACTGCCATTGCCAGATTTCTGGAAATAGAGTAAAGCTGGTTCATACGTGTCGTTATGGTAAATATTTAGCTTTCTGACCTGAAAATTGGTACCATTAAAAGATACCTTTGTCCTATTCTGTCATAGGTATGGACATCCTGAAGCCACTTCTCATACTACTTTTTCTGAGCATACAGGCGAATTGTCAGGTCTCGTTCGAGCATCTGACCACGGCTGATGGGCTGTCGCAGAGTACGGTATGGGCTATTGCGCAGGATAAAAAAGGGTTCGTCTGGATGGCTACGTCCGATGGGCTTAATCGTTATGATGGGTATAACTTTAAAGTCTTTCGTCGGCAGCCGGCTCAGAAGAATAGTTTACCCATCAGCAACATCGCAGCACTTTATGCCGATCAGCAGAACACCATCTGGGTAGGGCCGCGCAACAATGGCCTGTGTCGGTTACGGCCCGATGGCGAAACATTCGACCATTTTCCGTTGCAGAGGCCAGGAGCCTCAGGCGGGCAGGTCAGTATTTCCTGTTTTGCAGAAGCTACTAATCGGCTCTGGATCGGTACGGCAGAAAATGGCCTGTTCTATTATGAGTATGCGACGCAAAAAATTGGTCGATATACAGATTCACGCATTGGCACGTCAGTCACAGCCTTGTACCGGGATAAAATCGGATTGCTGTGGATCGGTACGGCCCAGGGAACGTTACTGGCCTTTACGCCCGAAACGGGTGAATTGACGTCCTATTCCATTCCGTTTACGGCCGACATAGCCACGCATCACCGATCAATCAATGTCATCAAAAAAGACCATCAGGGTCGATTCTGGGTGGGAACTAGTGGGCGAGGGCTTTTCCAGTTTGAGCCAGAATCCAAGCAGTTTCGGCAGGAATTAATCAGGCCCGGTGTGTATGAAACGGTTAATGTCATCACGGACATCATTGACGATAAATCGGGTAATTTGTGGGTGTTGACCGATTATGGAGCCTGGTTCTATCCGCAGGGTAATTCCGCCAGAAAAATCTATCTATTGCCCAACAGCGAGGATAGACACAGTCTGAGTACCCATGCCTTAAAACGTGGACTTTGCGATGAAGATGGTAATCTCTGGATTGGCTCGTGGCAGGGTGGGATCAACATTCACTACGCCCAGCCCGAGCGATTTAATTCCTTTCGCCATGAACCCCACAATCCACAAAGCTTGCTGGCCGACCGGGTTACGGCTGTTACGTATGACCAACGGGGCAATCTTTGGGCAAGCTCCATCAAAGGGTTAACGACGCTTTCTCCGAACCGGCAGCAATTTCGACGGTTTACGTCGGCCAACTCACCGCTAAAGGCCAATGATGTGAACCTGTTGTTTCGAACATCAACAGGCAACATACTGATCAGCACCTGGACGGCCGGGTTTTCCCTGTATAATCCTGACCTGGATCGGTTTACCTCATTTTTATTGCCGGGTAAAAGTAAGTCGGTGAAGGCGTTTGCGGCTTCGCAGGATGGTCGTGTCTGGATCGGGAGTCATGAGCGGGAGTTATATCTGTTCGACGAGAAATCGGGACGATTAGAAGCCGTCAGAACGAAGGAGTTAGTCCAACTCTTTCAAAAATTCGATCTCAACGTATTGTTTGACGACGCGTTGGGCAATTTGTGGATTGGCACCTACAATTCCGGCTTGCTACGCTGGAATCAGCGAACGGGTCAGATTCGCTATTTCGCCAGTAGCGATAAACCAGGAGCCTTGGGAAGCAACAGTATTACTGCCTTATATGAAGACACGCAAAAACGGCTTTGGGTTGGTACCAGCGGCAACGGACTTCAATTGTTTGATGCCCACACTGAAACGTTCCGTTCGTGGACAACCAAAGATGGGCTGGCAAACAACTTTATCGCAGGAATTATTGAAGACGACCAACATAATCTTTGGTTGTCCACAAACGGCGGCATTTCATGCTTCAATCCGACGACCCATTTGATCGAAAATTATGACCAGAGCGATGGGCTGATCGGCAAAGAATTTCTACCTGACGCCTGTACACAGCTTCCCTCGGGTGAGTTGGCATTTGGCAATATGCAGGGGTTAGTTGTTTTTAAGCCAGAGCGTGTACGGTCGAAAACAACACCTCCTGACGTTTACTTGTCTGATTTAAAGCTTTTTAACCGCCCCATTGATCTAGCCGACAGCGATGCGCCGACGCACCTGGATATGACCGATGTGACGAAACTGGTTTTTCAACCTTTTCAATCCGTTTTTACCATCGACTTTACGGCATTATCCTTTCTGCCGCACCGCAATATCCGGTACGCGTATCAACTCGTGGGCTTTGATGACGATTGGAACTATGTGGGTTCGCAGCGATCCGCTACCTACACGAATCTGCGCGAAGGTAATTATCAATTTTTAGTCAAAGCCGCCATTGGCAACAGCGCTTGGAGTCAACCCAAAGCCGTGCAGTTAACCGTGCTGCCTCCCTGGTATCGGACGTGGTGGGCTTATTTGCTGTACGGACTGCTTTTAGTACTTGCACTCCTTACGTTCCGCCGAATTGTCAGGATTCGGGAGCAATTGAAAGCCGATATACGTATCAAGCAACTGGAAGCTGAATCGATAAAAGCACTCGATGAAGCCAAAACCAGTTTCTTTACTAATATTTCGCACGAATTTCGAACACCGTTGACGCTGATTCTGACGCCTTTAGATAAACTCGTTTCAGAACCTTCCTTTGGTGATCGGCTTCAGCACCAGTTCCAGACCATCCAGCGAAACGCACAGCGGCTGCTACGCCTGATAAATCAGTTGCTCGACCTATCGAAGCTGGAGAGCCAGAGCTTGGTGCCTGACATTAGCCGCAATGATATTGTTTCGTTTGTTGACCGAATCGTTCACTACTTCGATGAACTGGCTGAAAGCAAACGGATTATACTGTCGTTCCGAAGCAACTTCGATGCATTCGATGGTTTTTTTGATGCCGATATTGTCGAGAAGATCATTTATAACCTGCTCTCCAATGCGTTCAAGTTTACGCCACCGAATGGCGAAGTTCGGGTAAATCTGATGTTGATACCAGACCAAAAAATGGTACGTATCACCGTTGCCGATACAGGTATTGGCATTTCCCCGGAAGCACAGGGGCATATTTTTGAACGGTTTTATCAGGTGGCCGAACAGCCTACGCAAAAGAAATCGGGTAGTGGCATTGGGTTGGCTCTCACCCGCGAACTGGTTGAACTGCACAAAGGAAGTATAACAGTCGAAAGCACTGAAAACGCAGGGGCTACCTTCACCGTTGCGTTGCCTCTCGATGCGCAGTACTTTCCTGCCGAATGGCTTACACAATCGCCGGAGCTACCGACGGGGGCTACTCTACCAGTATTGCCAATCATTATGCCCGAGCAGGCTACTACGCTACCAGCCAAGTCGCTGCCAATTTTGCTA
This window of the Spirosoma aerolatum genome carries:
- a CDS encoding SusC/RagA family TonB-linked outer membrane protein; the protein is MNQLYSISRNLAMAVIMLLVFSSAHAQTRTIKGKVLDAGNNTPLPGANIVIAGSVQGTTSDANGNFSLSVPNSAQQFVVSFVGYIRQEVPITNANDYSISLRAEEGSLSEVVVIGYGSREKKDLTGAISTVSSKEISKSIAQAPELAMQGRMAGVYVSTPGGSPLARPQVRIRGVSTFGNAEPLYVVDGIPLTEYGSGTDNASGSVTRDIRGNVNVLSMINPNDIESMSVLKDASAAAIYGVRAANGVVLITTKKGARGTPKVDVSVSHSIQNVTKKLNMLDVSQFVALYREAYANNPNEAKNLPVQFDPTNAAYLGNKPTTDWQTPLLNRNAPNTDYSLRVSGGNDATRYYVSAGYTNTQGPLIQNSLKRYSLATNVDTKVSKYLSTGLTYRLAYSEAVDNTPSALQYAADTSPWQQIYDPNGPLGFAPSVNLTFKPNPELGTPVASRPQYLPSIPPYVVDATTLLWGPETNNNLYGMVATSDRTYTLLRNIGTAFVQVETILGLKFKGTLSVDWYYNRRNDWTAVNNYLFLQNPGNPYAVGDGTSKGTYGERHSRNANIVKEFSINYTKSFGDHNVDVLLNAMDQKYTYEFLQGGASQIQYAQPEFRSLTNIQPYTNVSSFRDVNALQGYLGRVSYNYASRYYIDATVRRDGASRFAPGYKWGTFPAISLAWRISSEPFMKSATFIDDLKIRGGWGKLGNQETRSFAYLSLVSDAPDYALGSGNGNGIGTLLNGTSLPDFPVQNLTWEIGKTTSFGVDGSFLKGKLTATVEYYNRLTSGILQAASLAASVGNQNQPILNIASVRNSGMEFQIGYNGSVGKDFRYTISGNLTTVKNRVESTFQNLPFGNEFGRIEVGQPMNYLWGYKKGGIFQNQAEIDAWKAKYSDGTNNNNFAPGDMYFQDVYGDPKDAGQTRSETPDGKVNTNDRTFLGSTIPGYYYGFNLGGSFKGFDLSIFFQGVGDIYRYNSWRAAGENMSSTGTNQWTTTLNRWTPQNPSTTMPRAVRSDPANNNRISDRFVESAAFLRLKNVQVGYSLPASLTRSLGFVNGLRAYVGATNLFVITPWTGLDPEDIDRGGTDLIPPVRSITLGISATF
- a CDS encoding hybrid sensor histidine kinase/response regulator transcription factor, which gives rise to MDILKPLLILLFLSIQANCQVSFEHLTTADGLSQSTVWAIAQDKKGFVWMATSDGLNRYDGYNFKVFRRQPAQKNSLPISNIAALYADQQNTIWVGPRNNGLCRLRPDGETFDHFPLQRPGASGGQVSISCFAEATNRLWIGTAENGLFYYEYATQKIGRYTDSRIGTSVTALYRDKIGLLWIGTAQGTLLAFTPETGELTSYSIPFTADIATHHRSINVIKKDHQGRFWVGTSGRGLFQFEPESKQFRQELIRPGVYETVNVITDIIDDKSGNLWVLTDYGAWFYPQGNSARKIYLLPNSEDRHSLSTHALKRGLCDEDGNLWIGSWQGGINIHYAQPERFNSFRHEPHNPQSLLADRVTAVTYDQRGNLWASSIKGLTTLSPNRQQFRRFTSANSPLKANDVNLLFRTSTGNILISTWTAGFSLYNPDLDRFTSFLLPGKSKSVKAFAASQDGRVWIGSHERELYLFDEKSGRLEAVRTKELVQLFQKFDLNVLFDDALGNLWIGTYNSGLLRWNQRTGQIRYFASSDKPGALGSNSITALYEDTQKRLWVGTSGNGLQLFDAHTETFRSWTTKDGLANNFIAGIIEDDQHNLWLSTNGGISCFNPTTHLIENYDQSDGLIGKEFLPDACTQLPSGELAFGNMQGLVVFKPERVRSKTTPPDVYLSDLKLFNRPIDLADSDAPTHLDMTDVTKLVFQPFQSVFTIDFTALSFLPHRNIRYAYQLVGFDDDWNYVGSQRSATYTNLREGNYQFLVKAAIGNSAWSQPKAVQLTVLPPWYRTWWAYLLYGLLLVLALLTFRRIVRIREQLKADIRIKQLEAESIKALDEAKTSFFTNISHEFRTPLTLILTPLDKLVSEPSFGDRLQHQFQTIQRNAQRLLRLINQLLDLSKLESQSLVPDISRNDIVSFVDRIVHYFDELAESKRIILSFRSNFDAFDGFFDADIVEKIIYNLLSNAFKFTPPNGEVRVNLMLIPDQKMVRITVADTGIGISPEAQGHIFERFYQVAEQPTQKKSGSGIGLALTRELVELHKGSITVESTENAGATFTVALPLDAQYFPAEWLTQSPELPTGATLPVLPIIMPEQATTLPAKSLPILLVVEDNEELRQYLKESFLGTYHVLTAANGQQAVSLAQKHIPDLILSDWLMPVQSGPEMDGTELCQVIRSNEKTSHIPFLLLTSRAANQSQITAFGTGIDDYMTKPFNLSILETKVKSLIRNRQLLREKWQKKVLASPSDIQLPPMEELFIQKAISIIEAHIDDAHFDVEQLEEAMNMSRMQLYRKLKSILNLSGAEFIRQVRLKRALQLLESGHFNVSEVAWKVGFNDPAYFSRCFKKEFGKAPQEFLAKA